From Danio rerio strain Tuebingen ecotype United States chromosome 7, GRCz12tu, whole genome shotgun sequence, the proteins below share one genomic window:
- the cdt1 gene encoding DNA replication factor Cdt1 isoform X1, which yields MAQARVTDYFAQSKKAGVSRSLRSKGQKVSGDVVESAVINKPRSSSRASGSSRKATHSEITTAEPQKQTQLEFLKVIDEALSTETAETVADSRDVNIEGLTASPRTPKRSSPEFDVCSVLFPSTAELHSSAKKRQRLNAGHNCRSSPEERTGQKTARKKLNLLASDDKVKSTEPLASSSPQAPQQTARKESKNTVNHIANTSTVNKPNGDENPQRATRSKKTFSREDVAALKSKLQKLKGQSENVSTPSPGPVSTLTELKARLDAAREISAKVQQRKAERVIEEAKAAETQPATEPQEREKLPAYQRYHTLAQDVPPGLTLPYQYKLLAEMFRSLETIVAMLFNRSETVTFTKVKQGVQDMMRKRFEESHLGQIKAVYPSAYTFRQEKNIISFSATAKRSSYQLTVEPVIDEEFKGVRPVLSASRLLERRHIFHQNLVEIVKGHHKTFLASLNPPIVVPDEKLTRWHPRFSVDEVPNVKPSDLPQPPQTEKLTSAQEVLDKARALMTPKMEKALANMALKTAEKACVKEPETTAKSAVTPTETPGALKGVSQSLLERIRAKEAQKLHAVMTRNPQQEERLLMMSRLPELARILRNVFVAEKKPALIMELACNRMIASYRSPLTSDEMEKHLRLLAELTPAWLTIHPIRKDLYLKLNKTTDLSIVLDKLNQKTKEEERI from the exons ATGGCTCAAGCTCGTGTTACTGATTATTTTGCACAGAGTAAAAAAGCTGGTGTTTCTCGATCTTTACGGTCTAAGGGACAAAAGGTGTCCGGGGATGTAGTAGAATCAGCGGTGATCAATAAACCGAGGAGTTCGAGCAGAGCGTCCGGTTCTTCACGCAAAGCGACGCACAGTGAGATCACCACAGCAGAGCCGCAGAAACAAACTCAGCTGGAGTTTCTCAAAGTCATCGACGAGGCTTTATCGACGGAGACTGCAGAAACCgtcgcggattcgcgtgatgtgAACATTGAGGGCTTAACGGCGAGTCCCAGGACCCCTAAGCGGAGTTCACCGGAGTTCGACGTGTGTTCGGTGTTGTTTCCGTCCACAGCCGAGCTGCATAGCAGCGCCAAGAAGCGGCAGAGACTCAACGCGGGCCACAACTGCAGGAGTTCACCGGAGGAGCGCACTGGACAGAAGACTGCGAGGAAAAAACTCAATCTACTGGCAAGCGACGACAAAGTAAAG AGCACTGAGCCCTTGGCCAGCAGCAGCCCTCAGGCACCTCAACAAACTGCCCGCAAAGAGTCTAAAAACACTGTTAATCATATTGCAAATACCTCTACTGTAAACAAACCCAATGGAGACGAAAATCCCCAGCGGGCGACCAGGAGCAAG AAAACCTTTTCAAGAGAGGATGTGGCGGCGTTGAAGTCCAAGCTGCAGAAACTAAAGGGACAGTCTGAAAATGTGTCGACTCCCTCACCTGGCCCAGTGTCCACGCTGACAGAGCTGAAAGCGAGGCTCGACGCAGCTCGGGAGATCTCAGCCAAAGTTCAGCAAAGAAAGGCTGAGCGAGTCATAGAGGAAGCTAAAGCTGCTGAGACACAGCCTGCAACTGAACCACAGGAACG AGAGAAGCTTCCAGCTTATCAGCGTTACCACACTTTAGCTCAGGATGTGCCCCCTGGTCTTACTCTGCCCTACCAATACAAGCTTCTGGCTGAGATGTTCCGCAGCCTGGAGACCATTGTCGCAATGCTGTTCAACCGCTCCGAGACCGTCACTTTCACCAAGGTTAAGCAAGGGGTCCAAGATATGATGCGGAA ACGTTTTGAAGAGAGCCATCTGGGCCAGATAAAGGCCGTTTATCCATCTGCCTATACTTTTCGGCAGGAGAAAAACATTATCTCATTCAGTGCCACAGCAAAGAGATCCAGCTACCAGCTCACAGTTGAGCCGGTCATTGATGAAG AATTCAAGGGTGTTCGGCCAGTGTTGTCAGCTTCTCGTCTTTTAGAAAGAAGGCACATTTTTCACCAAAACCTGGTTGAAATTGTAAAGGGACACCATAAG acgTTCCTTGCTTCTCTGAATCCTCCTATTGTCGTCCCTGATGAAAAACTGACCCGCTGGCATCCCAGATTCAGTGTGGACGAGGTTCCCAATGTCAAGCCAAGTGATTTGCCTCAACCTCCTCAAACCGAAAAGCTGACCTCAGCGCAGGAAGTGCTGGACAAGGCTCGTGCTCTCATGACACCCAAG ATGGAGAAAGCGCTGGCTAACATGGCCTTGAAAACAGCAGAGAAAGCATGTGTTAAGGAGCCTGAGACCACAGCCAAATCAGCTGTGACCCCAACAGAGACCCCTGGTGCCCTCAAAGGAGTTTCTCAGTCACTGCTGGAAAGG atTCGTGCTAAAGAGGCTCAGAAGCTGCACGCTGTTATGACTCGAAACCCTCAGCAGGAGGAGCGTCTGTTGATGATGTCACGGCTGCCAGAGTTGGCCAGAATCCTGAGAAATGTGTTTGTGGCAGAGAAGAAGCCAGCCCTCATCATGGAGCTGGCCTGCAACCGCATGATCGCCAGCTACCGATCTCCACTCACTTCTG ATGAAATGGAGAAGCATCTTCGTCTGCTAGCCGAGTTGACGCCTGCATGGCTAACAATACATCCGATCAGGAAGGACTTGTACCTCAAACTAAACAAGACCACAGACCTGAGCATTGTTCTAGACAAACTCAACCAGAAGACAAAGGAAGAGGAGCGCATTTGA
- the cdt1 gene encoding DNA replication factor Cdt1 isoform X2 yields MAQARVTDYFAQSKKAGVSRSLRSKGQKVSGDVVESAVINKPRSSSRASGSSRKATHSEITTAEPQKQTQLEFLKVIDEALSTETAETVADSRDVNIEGLTASPRTPKRSSPEFDVCSVLFPSTAELHSSAKKRQRLNAGHNCRSSPEERTGQKTARKKLNLLASDDKVKKTFSREDVAALKSKLQKLKGQSENVSTPSPGPVSTLTELKARLDAAREISAKVQQRKAERVIEEAKAAETQPATEPQEREKLPAYQRYHTLAQDVPPGLTLPYQYKLLAEMFRSLETIVAMLFNRSETVTFTKVKQGVQDMMRKRFEESHLGQIKAVYPSAYTFRQEKNIISFSATAKRSSYQLTVEPVIDEEFKGVRPVLSASRLLERRHIFHQNLVEIVKGHHKTFLASLNPPIVVPDEKLTRWHPRFSVDEVPNVKPSDLPQPPQTEKLTSAQEVLDKARALMTPKMEKALANMALKTAEKACVKEPETTAKSAVTPTETPGALKGVSQSLLERIRAKEAQKLHAVMTRNPQQEERLLMMSRLPELARILRNVFVAEKKPALIMELACNRMIASYRSPLTSDEMEKHLRLLAELTPAWLTIHPIRKDLYLKLNKTTDLSIVLDKLNQKTKEEERI; encoded by the exons ATGGCTCAAGCTCGTGTTACTGATTATTTTGCACAGAGTAAAAAAGCTGGTGTTTCTCGATCTTTACGGTCTAAGGGACAAAAGGTGTCCGGGGATGTAGTAGAATCAGCGGTGATCAATAAACCGAGGAGTTCGAGCAGAGCGTCCGGTTCTTCACGCAAAGCGACGCACAGTGAGATCACCACAGCAGAGCCGCAGAAACAAACTCAGCTGGAGTTTCTCAAAGTCATCGACGAGGCTTTATCGACGGAGACTGCAGAAACCgtcgcggattcgcgtgatgtgAACATTGAGGGCTTAACGGCGAGTCCCAGGACCCCTAAGCGGAGTTCACCGGAGTTCGACGTGTGTTCGGTGTTGTTTCCGTCCACAGCCGAGCTGCATAGCAGCGCCAAGAAGCGGCAGAGACTCAACGCGGGCCACAACTGCAGGAGTTCACCGGAGGAGCGCACTGGACAGAAGACTGCGAGGAAAAAACTCAATCTACTGGCAAGCGACGACAAAGTAAAG AAAACCTTTTCAAGAGAGGATGTGGCGGCGTTGAAGTCCAAGCTGCAGAAACTAAAGGGACAGTCTGAAAATGTGTCGACTCCCTCACCTGGCCCAGTGTCCACGCTGACAGAGCTGAAAGCGAGGCTCGACGCAGCTCGGGAGATCTCAGCCAAAGTTCAGCAAAGAAAGGCTGAGCGAGTCATAGAGGAAGCTAAAGCTGCTGAGACACAGCCTGCAACTGAACCACAGGAACG AGAGAAGCTTCCAGCTTATCAGCGTTACCACACTTTAGCTCAGGATGTGCCCCCTGGTCTTACTCTGCCCTACCAATACAAGCTTCTGGCTGAGATGTTCCGCAGCCTGGAGACCATTGTCGCAATGCTGTTCAACCGCTCCGAGACCGTCACTTTCACCAAGGTTAAGCAAGGGGTCCAAGATATGATGCGGAA ACGTTTTGAAGAGAGCCATCTGGGCCAGATAAAGGCCGTTTATCCATCTGCCTATACTTTTCGGCAGGAGAAAAACATTATCTCATTCAGTGCCACAGCAAAGAGATCCAGCTACCAGCTCACAGTTGAGCCGGTCATTGATGAAG AATTCAAGGGTGTTCGGCCAGTGTTGTCAGCTTCTCGTCTTTTAGAAAGAAGGCACATTTTTCACCAAAACCTGGTTGAAATTGTAAAGGGACACCATAAG acgTTCCTTGCTTCTCTGAATCCTCCTATTGTCGTCCCTGATGAAAAACTGACCCGCTGGCATCCCAGATTCAGTGTGGACGAGGTTCCCAATGTCAAGCCAAGTGATTTGCCTCAACCTCCTCAAACCGAAAAGCTGACCTCAGCGCAGGAAGTGCTGGACAAGGCTCGTGCTCTCATGACACCCAAG ATGGAGAAAGCGCTGGCTAACATGGCCTTGAAAACAGCAGAGAAAGCATGTGTTAAGGAGCCTGAGACCACAGCCAAATCAGCTGTGACCCCAACAGAGACCCCTGGTGCCCTCAAAGGAGTTTCTCAGTCACTGCTGGAAAGG atTCGTGCTAAAGAGGCTCAGAAGCTGCACGCTGTTATGACTCGAAACCCTCAGCAGGAGGAGCGTCTGTTGATGATGTCACGGCTGCCAGAGTTGGCCAGAATCCTGAGAAATGTGTTTGTGGCAGAGAAGAAGCCAGCCCTCATCATGGAGCTGGCCTGCAACCGCATGATCGCCAGCTACCGATCTCCACTCACTTCTG ATGAAATGGAGAAGCATCTTCGTCTGCTAGCCGAGTTGACGCCTGCATGGCTAACAATACATCCGATCAGGAAGGACTTGTACCTCAAACTAAACAAGACCACAGACCTGAGCATTGTTCTAGACAAACTCAACCAGAAGACAAAGGAAGAGGAGCGCATTTGA